From a region of the Malania oleifera isolate guangnan ecotype guangnan chromosome 12, ASM2987363v1, whole genome shotgun sequence genome:
- the LOC131143809 gene encoding aspartic proteinase CDR1-like, producing the protein MHALLHCLLTLLLTSHASTPSLAQTQPLGFTTHLIHRDSPSSPFRNPSATERDLLRAAFRHSISRRNHILRLATPASKTGIDTTLSEADSTYLIQLSFGTPPVHQVLLNADTGSDLIWLQCIPCGHCFAQDAPLFNPANSSGYKIYSCNSDTCRTLPSYACAKKTIPEDICWYFYSYGDQSLSIGTLSQDTIALNSISGRVHAFPGSVFGCGSVNDGIFTSHGSGMVGLGRGPLSLISQLGAKIDYRFSYCLLPLSSNRTSKLSLGKETLAGKRGAVSTPLASPNPPSSYYYVTLESVTVGGKTFRAAVNGNEGNIIVDSGTTFTFLEPKLHSGVEAVVKNTFSHLTPAKDPPYPDALCYETNTKGIRLPDMVLKFKGGAEIRLKAANVFITAEDAFCLVIFPSTSLGVSIIGNVAQANFEVEFDIKKKLVSFAPKDCTTV; encoded by the coding sequence ATGCACGCACTCCTTCACTGTCTCCTGACCCTTCTCCTCACCTCTCATGCATCAACTCCATCTCTCGCCCAAACCCAACCTTTGGGTTTCACCACCCATCTCATCCACCGCGACTCCCCCTCCTCCCCATTCCGCAACCCTTCCGCCACCGAGCGCGACCTCTTACGCGCCGCCTTCCGCCACTCCATTTCCCGAAGAAACCACATCCTTCGCCTTGCCACCCCGGCCTCCAAAACTGGCATAGACACCACCCTCTCCGAAGCCGACAGCACGTACCTCATCCAGCTCTCCTTCGGCACCCCGCCGGTGCACCAAGTTCTCCTCAACGCCGACACCGGCAGCGACCTTATTTGGCTCCAATGCATCCCCTGTGGCCACTGCTTCGCCCAAGACGCCCCTCTATTTAACCCGGCCAACTCATCCGGGTACAAAATCTATTCATGCAATTCGGACACTTGTAGGACCCTCCCCAGTTACGCCTGCGCCAAGAAGACCATCCCGGAAGACATTTGCTGGTACTTCTACAGCTACGGAGACCAATCCCTCAGCATTGGGACCCTTTCCCAGGACACGATCGCTTTGAACTCCATCTCGGGCCGGGTCCATGCTTTCCCCGGATCCGTTTTTGGGTGCGGGAGCGTCAACGATGGTATCTTCACGAGCCACGGGTCGGGCATGGTCGGTCTCGGTCGCGGACCCTTATCTCTGATTTCCCAATTGGGTGCTAAAATCGACTACAGATTTTCCTACTGCCTTTTGCCGTTGAGTTCGAACCGGACAAGCAAGTTGAGTTTGGGGAAAGAAACGCTTGCCGGTAAGAGAGGCGCCGTCTCGACTCCTCTCGCCTCTCCAAATCCACCCTCGTCGTACTACTACGTTACTCTGGAGAGTGTTACGGTGGGAGGGAAAACGTTTCGGGCGGCGGTGAACGGGAACGAAGGGAACATTATAGTAGATTCCGGGACGACGTTCACGTTTCTGGAACCGAAGTTGCACAGTGGCGTGGAAGCGGTGGTGAAAAACACGTTCAGCCATCTTACGCCGGCGAAGGACCCGCCGTATCCAGACGCGCTGTGTTACGAAACGAACACGAAGGGGATTAGGTTGCCGGACATGGTGCTCAAATTTAAGGGTGGGGCTGAGATTCGGTTGAAGGCGGCGAACGTGTTTATAACGGCGGAGGATGCGTTTTGCCTTGTAATATTCCCTAGTACTAGTTTGGGGGTGTCCATAATTGGAAATGTGGCGCAGGCAAACTTTGAGGTGGAATTTGACATTAAGAAGAAGCTGGTGTCGTTTGCTCCTAAGGATTGTACTACAGTTTAG